A genomic window from Actinomycetes bacterium includes:
- a CDS encoding helix-turn-helix transcriptional regulator has translation MTATGRSANSRLRRARDSRGWSQREAADQLQRLMTSHGETQVGVDENTVGRWERGARKPEPRYRRYLCLLYGKQAHELGFVDDPEPVPGESLLPSTQDDPPILYDLWSSVMDVARRAFLRQAAVVAGAAAVAKPLDLFEQQPWEQLSVALKRTAAIGPAMVERMEELTAEFYRSEEKVPARELLGGVTQHLGRLVYYLQGSTSGPMRRRLSRSAGETAALAGWLSFELGDANATRGYYDAALDAAKETDDRALCAWVLGMMSFRPSAVGDQRTALALVRDAQRAGARSTTATTRAWLAGLEAEAHAGMGDARATRAALARADAAFEKAEPGADPSWIGFFDRARLDGMKVNSLIGIEPRAAQKISKEALASLRPSMTKKRSIILADLASAHVHQGEIEEACRLAGLALAVVEQTQSAVGLRRLRDLRARLEPWKDTRPVRQLDEQLRVALAEVGA, from the coding sequence CAACTCGCGGCTGCGACGAGCGCGCGACTCGCGCGGCTGGTCGCAGCGAGAGGCTGCTGACCAGCTACAACGCCTCATGACGAGCCACGGCGAGACCCAGGTCGGCGTGGACGAGAACACCGTCGGCCGGTGGGAGCGGGGGGCGCGCAAGCCGGAGCCGCGCTACCGGAGATACCTCTGCCTGCTGTACGGGAAGCAAGCACACGAGCTCGGGTTCGTCGACGACCCCGAGCCGGTGCCCGGGGAGTCGTTGTTACCATCGACGCAGGACGACCCCCCCATCCTGTACGACCTCTGGAGCTCGGTCATGGACGTGGCCCGACGCGCGTTCCTCCGCCAGGCCGCCGTGGTCGCCGGCGCCGCGGCGGTGGCGAAGCCGCTCGACCTGTTCGAGCAGCAGCCCTGGGAGCAACTGTCGGTCGCGCTGAAGCGGACGGCCGCGATCGGCCCCGCCATGGTCGAGCGCATGGAGGAGCTGACCGCGGAGTTCTACCGGAGCGAGGAGAAGGTCCCCGCCCGCGAGCTGCTCGGCGGCGTCACCCAGCACCTCGGACGGCTGGTCTACTACCTCCAGGGCTCGACGTCCGGCCCGATGCGCCGGCGGCTGAGCCGCTCTGCCGGCGAGACCGCGGCGCTCGCCGGCTGGCTGTCGTTCGAGCTGGGCGACGCGAACGCGACCCGCGGCTACTACGACGCGGCCCTGGACGCGGCCAAGGAGACCGACGACCGTGCCCTCTGCGCCTGGGTGCTCGGCATGATGAGCTTCCGGCCCAGCGCCGTGGGCGACCAGCGCACCGCGCTCGCGCTGGTGCGCGACGCGCAGCGCGCCGGCGCGCGGAGCACCACGGCGACGACCCGCGCCTGGCTCGCCGGTCTGGAGGCCGAGGCGCACGCCGGCATGGGCGACGCCCGCGCCACCCGGGCCGCCCTGGCCCGCGCCGACGCCGCGTTCGAGAAGGCGGAACCCGGGGCCGACCCGAGCTGGATCGGGTTCTTCGACCGCGCCCGCCTCGACGGCATGAAGGTGAACAGCCTCATAGGGATCGAGCCCCGGGCGGCGCAGAAGATCTCCAAGGAGGCGCTGGCGTCGCTGCGGCCGTCCATGACCAAGAAGCGCTCGATCATCCTGGCCGACCTCGCGTCCGCGCACGTCCACCAGGGTGAGATCGAGGAGGCATGCCGGCTCGCCGGCCTGGCCCTGGCCGTCGTGGAGCAGACCCAGTCGGCGGTCGGGCTGCGGCGGCTCCGGGACCTGCGCGCCCGTCTCGAGCCGTGGAAGGACACGCGGCCGGTACGCCAGCTCGACGAGCAGCTGAGGGTCGCGCTGGCTGAGGTCGGGGCTTGA
- the rpmB gene encoding 50S ribosomal protein L28 has translation MAAVCDVCGKRPGFGMRVSFSHKRHPRRWNPNIQRIRVIEGRTPVRRNVCTSCIKANKVRKAV, from the coding sequence ATGGCTGCGGTCTGTGACGTGTGTGGCAAGCGCCCGGGGTTCGGCATGCGCGTCAGCTTCTCCCACAAACGCCACCCTCGGCGCTGGAACCCGAACATTCAGCGGATCCGGGTGATCGAGGGTCGGACGCCGGTGCGGCGGAACGTGTGCACTTCGTGCATCAAGGCGAACAAGGTTCGCAAGGCCGTCTGA